The following are encoded together in the Ranitomeya imitator isolate aRanImi1 chromosome 4, aRanImi1.pri, whole genome shotgun sequence genome:
- the LOC138674556 gene encoding olfactory receptor 5G9-like, whose amino-acid sequence MGISEDNNRSLIDEFVLIGFSDRPYPDMCLFFVFLNIYIISILGNTGLIYVVYNNIRFHTSMYFFLSNLSVIDLVYASDIAPKMLVGLYFSKTSISFLGCAIQLFIFCALGSTECVLFAVMAYDRYVAICSPLNYNLIMQQKTCLGLMLGAYGTGFLHSLIETCCTFRISFCSSNVLHHFVCDFPPLLSISCTDTTLNELVLFIFSSLVTVPSIVVILGSYGSIFTTILKIRAPEGRQKAYSTCASHIIAVALLYSTVLYVYLSPKSPSFRDNVNMATVFYTVVLPMLNPLIYSLRNKEIKSAIIQSFKSIFCCRS is encoded by the coding sequence ATGGGAATTTCTGAAGACAACAACCGCTCCTTGATAGATGAGTTTGTTCTTATTGGCTTTTCTGATAGACCTTACCCAGATATgtgcttattttttgtgtttttaaacATTTATATTATTTCcattttgggaaacactggtctcaTTTATGTTGTCTATAACAATATTAGGTTCCATACTTCCATGTACTTTTTTTTGAGCAATCTCTCTGTGATAGATCTTGTGTATGCTTCTGACATTGCTCCAAAGATGCTTGTAGGCCTATACTTCAGTAAGACATCTATTTCCTTTCTGGGTTGTGCCATACAACTGTTCATTTTCTGTGCACTTGGTAGCACTGAATGTGTCCTTTTTGCTGTTATGGCTTATGACCGTTACGTGGCAATCTGTAGCCCACTAAACTATAATCTGATAATGCAGCAGAAGACCTGCCTGGGGTTAATGCTCGGAGCTTATGGTACTGGATTTCTTCATTCTCTAATAGAGACTTGCTGCACATTCCGTATTTCTTTTTGTTCATCTAATGTCCTCCATCATTTTGTTTGTGATTTCCCTCCATTATTAAGTATCTCCTGTACAGACACGACACTTAATGAACTTGTTCTATTCATTTTTTCTTCACTTGTCACTGTTCCTTCCATTGTGGTCATTCTTGGGTCATATGGATCCATTTTTACAACAATTCTAAAAATAAGAGCTCCAGAAGGAAGGCAAAAAGCCTATTCTACTTGTGCCTCCCATATAATTGCAGTGGCATTATTATACAGCACTGTTCTGTATGTGTATCTTAGTCCAAAATCTCCATCTTTTAGAGATAATGTAAATATGGCAACTGTGTTTTACACAGTGGTACTACCTATGTTAAATCCATTAATTTATAGCCTGAGAAACAAAGAAATTAAATCAGCTATAATACAATCATTCAAAAGCATATTTTGCTGTAGGTCATGA